One window of Drosophila bipectinata strain 14024-0381.07 chromosome 4, DbipHiC1v2, whole genome shotgun sequence genomic DNA carries:
- the LOC122322176 gene encoding golgin subfamily A member 6-like protein 6, which translates to MRFMKEEFNPSTQKMPRVSRTSQEQRRQAALNRSRARYQQNAVEIRSRNSQHIANVRASNPDLQEESRAQNSAARAQRRRSERIRNLERLRDTAAHADRRLDLQFRVPERVRDAESHFDRRQNPDYRVSERIRDMEARATRREDPEERRREQLRNTADHSTRRDNPEHRIPERIRDMEAHAARRVDLEERRREQVQNTADHATRRTIPEYRNPERYRNTERVRDATARAIRREDSEERRQEQVQNTAAHASRRTNPEFRIQEQIRDAAARAAHREDPEERAREQERNTVEHRQRRRDTEDRQRERERDADYRRATRRNPIARTQEQRINTSQRRETRLQRRIREQQIRLMAEERLINFRMDPQNRLDASQRQSQRNMDARAQLS; encoded by the exons ATGAGGTTTATGAAGGAGGAATTTAATCCTTC CACGCAAAAAATGCCACGTGTTTCCCGCACATCCCAGGAGCAACGCCGCCAAGCTGCTTTAAACCGCAGCAGAGCCCGCTACCAACAAAATGCGGTGGAAATAAGAAGCAGGAACTCGCAACACATCGCCAATGTACGAGCAAGCAACCCAGACTTACAGGAGGAAAGTCGTGCGCAGAATTCCGCAGCACGGGCTCAGAGGAGACGCAGCGAAAGGATTCGCAATCTAGAGCGCCTTCGGGATACTGCAGCACATGCTGATAGGCGACTGGATCTTCAATTCCGTGTTCCAGAGAGGGTTCGGGACGCAGAATCGCATTTTGATCGTCGACAGAACCCAGACTATCGTGTTTCAGAGAGGATTCGGGACATGGAAGCACGGGCGACCCGTCGAGAAGACCCCGAGGAGCGGCGACGAGAGCAGTTACGAAACACTGCTGACCATTCTACTCGGAGGGATAATCCAGAGCACCGAATTCCCGAACGGATTAGGGACATGGAGGCACACGCGGCCCGCCGAGTGGACCTGGAGGAGCGGCGAcgagagcaggtgcaaaatactgctgaccatgcgacgcggaggactattccggagtaccgaaatccggaacga taccgaaataCGGAACGAGTTCGGGACgccacagcgcgtgctattcgtcgagaggactccgaggagcggcgacaagagcaggtgcaaaatactgctgccCATGCCTCTCGGAGGACCAATCCCGAATTTCGAATTCAAGAGCAGAttcgggacgccgcagcgcgaGCTGCTCATCGCGAGGACCCAGAGGAACGTGCAAGGGAACAGGAAAGGAACACTGTAGAACACCGACAGCGACGAAGGGATACGGAAGACAGGCAGCGAGAACGGGAAAGGGACGCCGATTACAGGAGAGCAACCAGGAGAAATCCCATCGCAAGAACACAGGAGCAACGGATAAACACATCGCAACGCCGGGAAACACGACTACAGCGGAGGATTCGGGAACAACAAATTCGACTAATGGCAGAGGAAAGATTAATAAACTTCAGGATGGACCCCCAAAATCGACTGGATGCCTCCCAAAGGCAGTCTCAACGCAATATGGACGCAAGAGCTCAACTTTCGTAG